TTAAAAAATCCTGAGAGTCCATTTGTTTCAATAATTGGTGGTTCAAAAGTTTCTTCAAAAATTGCAGTTCTTGAATCCCTTTTACCAAAATCAAATGTAATGGTAATTGGTGGTGGAATGGCATATACCTTTTTAAAAGTAGAGGGATATTCTATTGGTAAGTCTCTTTTAGAAAATGAATATATTGATATAGCCGCATCTTTTTTGAAGAAGGCAAAGGAATTAAGTGTAGAAGTTATTTTGCCTATTGATCATGTTGTTGCGAGTGAATTTCAGGAATATTCTATGCCTGAATATGTTGATTTTGTGAATATTCCTGATAATAAGATTGGGATGGATATTGGCGAGAAGACTTTGGAAAAAATTGAGAGAGTTCTTAGTAGTGCAAAAACTGTAATTTGGAATGGTCCTCTTGGAGTATTTGAGTTTGATGCTTTTGCCAAAGGTACAGCAAAGGTTGCAGAATATGTGGCTAATTGTCCTGGAATTACGGTTATTGGCGGTGGAGATTCAGTGGCTGCTGTAAATAAATTTAATTTGTCTGGAAAGATAACCCATGTTTCAACAGGGGGTGGTGCTTCTCTTGAATATCTTGAAGGAAAAGTTTTACCAGGTATAAAAGTGTTGGAGGTTTAAGATGAGAAAGGTTTTCTTAGCAGGAAATTGGAAAATGCATTATACAAGTGTAGAGGCTGCAGATGTTGCTAAACAGATTGTAGATGGTGTCTACAATATTAATAATAATGTGGTGGTTATGATAACACCTACATTTACGTCCCTTTGTAAAGTTTGTAGGGTGACTAAGGGAACCAATGTTCTTCTTGGTGCTCAAAATATGTCTTATGAGAGTAGCGGCGCTAGAACAAGTGAAATTGCGCCTTCTATGCTTTTGGAATTTGGGGTTGATTACGTAATACTTGGACATTCTGAATGTAGAACATATCTTGGAGAAAATGATGAAATTATAAATAAGAAAGTTCTTACAGGACTTAAACATCCATTTAAATATTTGATTCTCTGTGTTGGAGAAACCCTTGAAGAGAGAGAAAAAGGTAAAACTTTAGATGTAGTTTTGAATCAGGTTAGAAATGGATTAGTATCTGTATATGAATCTGATCTTCAGAGAATAATTTTAGCTTATGAACCTGTATGGGCAATTGGGACAGGAAAGACAGCAACAAAAGAAGAAGCACAAGAAGTGCATAAGGCAATTAGGCTTGAAATTCAATCATTATATTCAAAATCGGCAGCAGATAATATTATTATTCAATATGGTGGTTCTGTTAATGTTGACAATGTTGAAGGTTTAATGGGTGAAAGCGATATTGATGGAGCATTAATTGGTGGTGCGTCTTTAAAAGCAGATTCGTTTTTAAAGATAATTAATAAAATATCGAAATAAAGAGGTTTGTTTTGGAGTTAGTTAGATTTTTAGTATTTGTCTTTTTTGTTATTACTTCATTTATGATTATTTTGTTAGTATTGTTTCAAGATGAACAAGGCGATGGCATTGGAGGAGTGTTTGGAGGTGGAAGTTCTTCTATTTTTGGGGCAAGATCTTCAAGTGTTGCAATAAAAATTACAGCATTTTTTATTATTCTTTTTTTTGTTTTTGTAATTGCATTGTCTTTTATTAATACCAAACGAGTTGATAGTGATTTGTTAAAAAATGTTAAAGTTGATGAGAAGAGTTCAACTTTTTGGGATGATGATAAAAATAAAAATAATGAAGATGCTTTAAATAAAGAAACTTTAAATAAAGAGAATCAAGAAGATAAATAATAAATTTTAAATAACTTGTATATACTATTAAAGAGATGATAGCTTATTAGGAAAATTGATTTATTGGAAATTTATTGGGGTTTTGTTGTGTTCTTGTAGATATCTTAAAGTTTTACTAAAGTGGTTTGAACCTAAAAATCCATTGTGTGCAGAATAAGGAGAGGGGTGGCTTGTTTCAAGGATTAAATGTTTTGATATATCTATTAATTCTTTTTTTCCCTTTGCAAAATTACCCCATAACATAAATACAACATTATTTAAATTTTTTGAGATGATTTTTATTACTTCGTTTGTAAAAATTTCCCAACCAATATCCTTATGAGATGATGGGCGACCTTCTTCTACTGTTAATATTGAATTTAGCAAAAACGTTCCCTGTTCTGCCCATCGTGTTAAATCTCCATTTGGAATAGTTTTTATTTTTAAACTTTTCTCTATTTCTTTAAAAATATTTTGTAATGATGGAGGTATCTTGATGTCTGGATTAACAGAAAATGCCAAACCATTAGCTTGTCCTTTTCCGTGGTATGGATCTTGTCCAAGTATCACCACTTTAATATCTTTAAATGGTAAGGTATCAAATGCATTAAATATTAATCTTGGTGGTGGAAATATTTTATCCTTTTTAGTTTTATATTCATTTTTTATGAAACTTACAAGTCTTTTAAAGTATCCTTTGCAAAATTCACTTTTTAACATTTCTTTCCAAGATTCTTCAATTTTTACTTCCACATTTAATATTATATAGAAAATTAATTATTTTGTAATATTTTAATTGAATTTTTCAATTTGATTTTATTGGTTTTTTATTTAGAATAATATGTTATGGTCAGTGATACATTGAAAAGAATAGAGATATTGGCTGAATTGATAACTCGAAGAAGACGAGAGAGAATAGATGAAGTATTAAATAATCGTACAAATTATTTGACACTTGTACTTGAAGATATTTTTCAATCTCAAAATGCAAGTGCTACAATGCGTACAATTGAGATTTTAGGACTTAGTAATATTCATATTATTGAGACTAATAATAAGTATATTTTAAATCCAGGTGTTGTTCTTGGAGCTTCAAAATGGATAGGTATTAATAAATATAAATGTGTAAAAGTTGCATTTGAACATTTAAAAGCTAATGGGTATAAAATAGTAGCTACATCATTAGATAATGAAGCCATATCTCTTGAAGATTTTCCAATTGATACTAAAATGGCAGTATTTTTTGGAACAGAATTAACGGGTCTTAGCCATACAATTTTGCAAAATGCTGATTTGCATTTAAAAATACCAATGTATGGATTTACACAAAGTTATAATCTCTCTGTAGCTGTAGCTATAGTCTTTTATTCTTTAATTAATCGTTTAAGAAGTAGTTCTATTGATTATTTGCTAAATGAAGATGAAAAGTTAAACTTAAAGCTTGAATATTATAGAAAAATTATAAAAAGGTACAAAATCATTGAGAAATTGTAGTTTTTCTAGTTTTTAGCTTGTTTAGGAAACAATATATAAAGGTGTCAATTATCATTATTGCAATGGTAAAGGGCCATGAACTTTTTACCATGTTAATGTTATTTCCAGGATATAGTTGTTCTATTATGTACATTGAAATATTTGCTAACATATAGGCTATACAAGAAGAGCAGAATCTTGATACATTGTGAATTATCCATTTGTTGTTTATATTGTTTTTTTGTAGTATAGAATATACTTTTATGTTCACATAGTTAGATAAAAATATGATATATGTTCCAGTGAAAATTATTGAAATATAAGAAGCATTGTAGAACAATACTTTTAAGTGTATGTTAGAAGTATCAAACTCATTTTGATGAAAATAGAGTGTAAAATGTATCATTATTACAAAAGTGATATGTGTGAGCATATTTAATGTTATTGACTCTATAGCTGATTTTTCATTGTATTTTTCTGTAATTAAATTTAGCGAACAAAGTATTGATAAAAAGGTTATGCCTGATAGGCTAATTTGTTGTTCAAATATAGTCACTTTCTTTAATATAATGAGATTTGAAAGTATACTCATTATTATGTTAAAACAAAAAAGTCCCGATTTGTCAAATAGGTAGTACAATAATGTCAATTGTGAATATACAAATGTTATTAAAATTATCCATAAAATCATGTCTATCATGTTGCTAATTATAACAAATTATTAAGTGATAATTGAATGTATATTTACTCATTAATTTGGATTTTTTTATTCTGATATATGTATTTTGCAATATAAATAAATGGAGTGCCCATGATGCCTGCGATTCCTTTAATAAAATATGTTGATATTATGATATTAAAATAGGCTTCTTTTGGGAATATATTAAAATATGTTGCAATGCTTACAAAAATTGTCGTATCTATAAATTCACTTACTAATGTTGATCCGTTGCTTCTTATAAACAAGAATCTTGGGAATTTTTCTTTTATTAAACGAAATAGGTATATATCGTTTAATTGAGATATTATATATGCGATAATTGATGCAATTAATAAAATTGGAATTGAAGAGAAAACATTTTCCAAATTTTCTAAATATATGTCAGAATTATTTGTTGAAAAATAAAGTTGAATGTTTGTAATAAATGCAAATGCTATAAAACTTATAAATCCAATATAAACTGCTTTTTTTGAATTTTTATGACCATAAATTTCTGATAAAATATCTGTTGCAACATATGATGATGCATAAAGAATATTGCCCAGTGTTGCATGCAATCCAAATATTGTAATTTGCTTTAAAACTTGAATGTTTGCAATAATTACGGATGATACTAGCCACGCTAGTAAGCCTTTTTGTCCAAAAAAGTTATACGTAATAATTAAAATCGAATAAGTGCAAATTAGCATGATGCACCATAGCATTTCGTTGTTCAAAAAATCTCCTTGTATTATTTATTATTTTAATATCTATTAATGTATTAGAGTAATTATAAGCTTTTAAGTGTTGTTTTGTAAATTAGTTTGTTTTTCTTTTTTTATTTATTTGTGTTATAATATCTTAAAAGATTATTGAGAGGGGATGTTTTTGGATTTGACTAGAAACTTTAGTAGCATAAGTGGCAAGCAGAGGGAATCTCTTAAAACTTCTTTAATAAATGCAAAAAATAATAACTTTACAAGTTCAGATCTTGTAATGGCTGCTTAATTTAGCAGAGAGTTTTGTTGGATTTTGCTTTGAGGTTCAACTTATACTCTTTAAGACATCAAAGTATGCCTAAAAATGTTTCAAGTTGATTTTTAGGGACTTTTAAACTTGAGAGTAATTTGGTGGTTTGCTTGTTTCCCAAGCCTTATTGCTTTTTTAAAAATTAGCTAAGCTTGTAGATATTTATGATATTATTTTTAGGACGCGGGTTCAATTCCCGCCATCTCCAATTTTTTATATTTAAGATATTAGCTTTTCAAGAAGCGTCCTATCGGAATCGAACCGACATCATTAGCTTGGAAGGCTAAGGTAATAGCCATTATACGAAGGACGCACAGATAACAAAGTTGATTCTATAAAAAAATTCATTTTATGTCAATTGATTTTATTGTTAATTTCGGCTAGTATTTTTCTTGTTTAGCAAGTACAATTATGTTAACTTTTGTATAAGCTAATATATAAAGGATTTTTGTGTGGAGGACTTAATGGGCGAGAGAGGGGAAGTATATTCTGATAAATTGTTTACAAATTCGGATAGGACTTATTTCTTTAATGTTAAAGAAAATAGAAAAGGTGATTATTTTCTCAATATTGTGGAGAGTAAGAGAAATGTTAATGGAGATTTTGAGAGACATTCAGTTTTTGTTTATGAAGAGAATATTGATGAGTTTGAATCAAATTTATTGAAAGCAATTTCTGTAATTAAGAAAAAGGTTGCCGGAAATTTAGTTAAAAAAGGAGAATATCATAATGATCGTAAATCCTAGAGTGTTTAATAAGCATGATCCTTTTTGAGGATGACTTAGTCCTAGTCATGGACATAATTAAAGTTATGTTAATTGATATTTAAATTAGTTGAAAGCTCTTTCTGTGAAGGCTTAATATTCCATATTTTTTGATTGCATCTTTATGTTCTTTTGTTGGATATCCTTTGTTTTTTTTAAGTCCGTATAGGGGATAAGTTTTGTCATATTCATCCATCAATTTATCTCTTTGTACTTTTGCAATAATTGATGCTGCTTTTATTTCATCGATCATAGAATCCCCTTTAATTATTGCTCTAATTTGTTTAGCTTGTATTTTGGGGATGAATTTTCCATCTACAAGTACTAAATTGCATTCTATATTTAACTTTTGATATGCGATTTGCATTGCAAGGAGTGAAGCATTATGAATATTGATTTTATCAATAATTTCATTGGATATATCTGCAAACGCATAATGTGCATTCTCTAGTATTAATGATGAGAGATATTCTCTTTTTGTTTTGGTAAGTTTTTTTGAATCATCTAGTTCATTTAAAAAGCTGGGTTTACTTTTAAAAATAACAGCTGCACTTAAGACTGGGCCAAAAATGCATCCTCTTCCAACCTCATCAATTCCACAAATCATAACTATTTATTATAATACAAAGTTATGTTTAGTAAATTAATATTGTTTATAATTTAATTTAATTGGGAGTAGTTTTGTTTTTAGAAAAAATAGGACTTTTAGGATTTAAGTCTTTTGTTAAAATGCAAGAATTAAAGTTAAATAGTAGTTTAAATTTTATAGTAGGTCCAAATGGTTGTGGAAAGAGTAATTTATTAGATGCAATTCGTTTTTGTATAGGTGAAGATAATTTAAGTATTTTGAGAATTAAACATATAACAGATTTAATTTCTGTATCAAAATCTAAGGAATCTAATTTTGCTGAGGTGACTCTTTTTTTTAACAATGAGGATCTCTCTATTAGTGATTTTAGAGATAAATTTTATATTAGAAGAAGACTTTATAAAGATGGTACAAGTGAATATTTTTTAAATAATGATAATTTGAATCTTAAAAATTATATGGATCTTGTTAATAAGCTAAGATTCAAGAATTCTCCTTATATGTTTATTAATCAGGGTAAGATTGAGAGAATATCTTCAAGTGGCAATATTAATTTAAAATCTCTAATAGAAGAGGCTAGTGGAATAGATATGCTTAGAGTTGAAGAAGAACAGGCATATAAGAGCTTAGAAAAATCTAGAGAAAATTTAACTTCTCTTTTGATTTTGAGAGATGAATTAAATGAAAAATATGAAAAAATTAAAAATGATTTTTTGATTAAAGACAAATACCAAAAATTAAAGAACGATCTAGAAGTATTGGATAAAAATTTAAACTTGAAGAAGCTTTTTAATCTTAACTTTGAATTAACTAAACTTAAAAATAGCTTGAATATTAAAGATATAGATAATATTTTGTATTTAAGTAGTTTTTCTATTGAGAGTATTAAGGAAAAATTAGAATTTTATTCTCTTAGAGAGAAAAATGTTATTAAAAATATTGAACTTATTAAAAAAGAAATTGAGACTTTAAAATCTAAGTTGCTTACAATGGAGATTAAAATTCAAAAATTAGAACATGACAAGAGGGGAAAATTAAATTTAGCAAATATTTTTATGAGCAATAAGTCACAGATTGAATCAGTAAAAGTAGGCATAAATGAAGAGCTTATGAATTTAAATAATTCCCTTCAAAGTAAAAAGAAAGATTTTTTCATACTGACTGATGAGATAAATAGGTATACAAGGAGTTTTTTTGAACTTGTTGATTTAGTATTGTCGATTGTCAAAGAAAGCAATATAGAAGAGTTTGAGCAACTTAAAAAAAACATTTTAAATTTGTTAAAATTATTTGAAGATACATTAAGCATAAAATATCTTAAAAATATTAGAGAAAATTTACTTAAATATATAGCCAAGGAAGATAAACTTTTAAATTTATTAAGAGAGAAAATTGAACCTATTTTTGAACAAAATGTTGATTTAAGAAAATTTTTGCTTACGAGAAATAATTCTAAAACTAGCCTTGCAAAGGAAATCACTACTATTGAGAGTTTAGTGTCTGAGAAGACATTGAAATTAAATGAGATATTGGGTGAAATTGAATATACAGAGCTTTCTAGGCTTAAAAATGAAGATGAAATTAAATTAATTGATAGTAATTTAAAGTTTTTATTTGAAACTAGAGATGAACTTAAGGAGCGCCTTAATAATTTAAATTTAAAACTGGATGAATTAAACTTGGAACGAAGTGACATTAATGTTAATTTAGACAAGTTCTTAAGTGCTGCTAAAGGTAGTGAATTGGTTGGAAATAAAGAGATCAATACTTTGAGTGTATTAGATGCTTTTAAAAATTCATCTTATTATGAATATATGAAAAAGCAAGCAGAATATGATATTTTATTGCATTCTAATTTGGATATTAAGGATGAGATAAAAGATTTTAATTTTATTAATAAGGATATGGAAAAATTTGATCTTGAAGATGATTTAGTGCAGATAGCTTCTTTACGGAAAGAAATTAGTATGATTGAACATGATAATTATATTTTTTTTAATGTTGAAAGGGAATATAATGAGATAAAGGATAAGGTTGAAAAAATAAATTTACAAATAAACGATTTAAATGCTACTAAAGAATCTTTAGATAAACTTAGAAAAAGAATTAAGAGGGAAATTAATAAAAAATTTAATGATGCTTTTGATAAAATTAGTGATCATTTTATTTATTTTTTTAGTCGAATATTTAAGGGTAGTGGAAGTTTATTTTATGATAAAGATTTAGATGAGATAGAAATTAAAATAAATTTTAAGGATAAATTAGTCAGAGGCAATAAAATGCTTTCTGGGGGAGAGCATTCTTTAATTAGCATAGCATTTTTGTTTGCTTTGTATTATTATTCTCCTGCTTCATTTTGTGTACTTGATGAAATAGATGCTTCTCTTGATTTTGAAAATAGTAATAAACTCTCAACACTTTTAAATGAACTTGGTCAAAAAGTTCAATTATTGATAATAACTCATAATATGTATGTTGCTAAGGGAAGTAAGAATTTGATAGGTGTTACTAGTGATAATGGAGAAAGTGTAATATTTAATATATAATTTACTTAGTATATTAGGAAAATTATTATGAGAGAGAAAAAGTTTCATTTTCAACAATATTTTTTAATTTTAATATTTTTATTAATTATTGTTTCTTTTTTTACTTATTGGTATTCATCTAAAATTATTGAAGAGAGTAAAAATAGTACTGAAGAGAATTTAAATCTTAAGTTGAAATTACTTAATATAGAAGATTTTTATTTTGATTTGAATTCTAGTTTTAATATGGATGATTTTTTCTTTCCTAAGCCTAGTCTTCCTGATGGTAGATTGGGTGATAGTGTAATGCATTATCGATCAATTAATGAAGACATTTTGAAAGATCTTTGGGTTAAATCAGATAATTTGTTTAATATTGATTTAGAAAAGGAAAATGAATTATTAGTTGATAAAATATTGGAAAATTATAAGTGAATAAATGGAATTTTATTTATTGTAATTTTTTATTCTTTATTATTAATATAGTATCTTCTTTTGCTTTTGAAAAAAATAAACAGAATATTTATGAACTTGATTTTAATAGTGAAAGGCAAGAATTTTTGGTAAATATTAATTCAAAATTTAATTTTTTTTTTAAAGATGAAGCTTGGATTTATATTAAAAATAATAAAAATAATCCTTTTATTAAACTCTTATCAGAATCTTATCAAGATGGTGCTATGTTTACTTTTCAAACTTCAAAAAATGTTGGAGTTGTTATGTTGACATTTAAGTATCAAAATGTAAAGGATTCTAGGGAATTTACTAAAAATGTAATTTTGAGGATTGTTAAACAAGAAAAATCTTTCAATTTGGATCAAATGAATTCGGAAGGTACTTTAAATTTGGATAAAGATATTAAAAATGATGAGGATTTTGGATTAAATAATCAGAATGGACATAATGTAGATTTGAAAGATATTATGAGGAGAGCTTTAAATTTATATCATATTAATGATTACAAGGGAGCAATTAAATTGCTTAATAAATATGATTTGAATAGTGATGAGTATATTTTATTAAAGGCAGAACTTTATTATAAGAATGGGGATTATTTGAACTCTTATTTAAATTATTTGAGTTTAAGGGATGATTTTTTTAATCAGATCTTTGTAAATTTAATTAGTCTTGGTATTAAATTAAATAAAGTTGAAAATGTATTAAGAGATGTTAGATTTTTAGTAGAAAATAATATTGATTTTGATGAGGATATTTATCTTGATATTCTTGAGTTTTTATTAACAAATGGTGAGTATGAATTTTACGCTAGCTTGAGTTCACTATATTACCCCAAATATGTAAGTTCAAAGTTTGAAGATAGATATAATTATTTATTAGGTAAATTTTATGAAACCGAGAGCAAATATAAAGATTTTGTAAAGTCTCTTAGTTACTACAAAAGAGTTATTGATAGTTATCCTTTTAGTAGTTATTATGAATTATCTAAATTAAGGTTTTTGTTTTTAAAACGGTTTTTTTAGGAGAAATTGAATATGATTAGGCGTAAACTTACTAAGCAACTTGAAATTATCAAAGACTATCTTTGGGATATGAAAGAGTGTGTTCTTAAGATGATAGAAAATTCATTAATAGCTTTAGAGTCTAGAGATAAAAATTTGGCTAAAAAGATTATTAATGAGGATGAAAAAATGATAGATGATTATCAATATGATATTGAAGATTTATGTGGACGCATAATTGCTACTGAACATCCTGTTGCTACTGAGCTTAGAGAAATTTTGGCAATTATTAAAATCATTAGCTCTCTTGAACGTATTGCAGATCATTCTACTAAAATTGTAAAAGTAGTACTTCTTTTAGAATCTAATGTAGGAGATTTTTCTTCTGTTGATATTTATCAAAAACCTTTAAGAGAAATGGCAGATACAGCAAAAGATATGCTTGCAAATATTTTTGATGCTTATTTTGATGGAGATTTTATTAAAATACTTAAGATAGTAAAGTATGATAATATTATAGATAAATTGTTTTCAAAACAAAAGACTCTTGTAATTGATGCAATGAAAAATAATCCAGAAAATTTGGATTATCTTTTAAATATATTATTTTTAAATAGTTTTTTAGAAAGAGTTGGGGATCATGTTGCAACAATAGGAGAACTACTTTACTTTGTTAAAGTAGGAGAGAAAGTAAATCTTACTTAAATAATGTGTTATTTTATTCTTTGATTATTTAATCATTATGATTGTTTTTAAATTAATTGATTTTTTTATATGTTGCTGGCATTACATATTCTAAGTTTTTATTACCTCTAATTGTTTCTGAATGTCCAATTAATAAGTAAGAATCATCTTTTAAGTATTTATTGAATTTGTCAGCAAGTTTGTTTCTTGTTTGCTCATCAAAATAAATCATTACGTTTCTACAAAAAATTAAATCGAATTTCTTATTAAATGGAAAAACATCATTCATTAAATTTAATTTTTTAAATACAGTCATTTCTTTAAGTTCATCTTTAACTTCAAATTTGTCATTTTCAAGTTTATTTAAATATTTAATTTTTAAATATTTTGGTAGAGTTTTTACTCGATCTTCTGGATAAATTCCTTCTTTAGCTTCTCTTAATACAGTAATTGAAATATCTGTTGCTAAAATTTTTGCTTTACATTGGATTTTATTGTTATTTATATATTCATTTAATATCATTGCTATTGTATATGCTTCTTCTCCACTTGAGCATCCAGCTGACCATATTCTAATTTCTTTTTCTTGCGTTTGTGTTATTCTTTTGATCATTTTGGGTAGAAGATTATTTGCAAGAAATTCAAAGTGATTAGGTTCTCTAAAAAAATAGGTGTGATTTGTTGATATTTTATCTACTAATTCTATTAGAGATATTTGATTTTTTTGATTTTCTAAGTAATTAATATATTCTGTAAAATTGGTTAAGTTTTTTGCTTTAATTGTTGATGATAAGCGACTCTCTATTAGTAATTTTTTT
Above is a window of Borrelia hispanica CRI DNA encoding:
- a CDS encoding CheR family methyltransferase is translated as MNINNEFNIKINQEEFYRLSKIIYNNFGINLSEKKKLLIESRLSSTIKAKNLTNFTEYINYLENQKNQISLIELVDKISTNHTYFFREPNHFEFLANNLLPKMIKRITQTQEKEIRIWSAGCSSGEEAYTIAMILNEYINNNKIQCKAKILATDISITVLREAKEGIYPEDRVKTLPKYLKIKYLNKLENDKFEVKDELKEMTVFKKLNLMNDVFPFNKKFDLIFCRNVMIYFDEQTRNKLADKFNKYLKDDSYLLIGHSETIRGNKNLEYVMPATYKKIN
- the phoU gene encoding phosphate signaling complex protein PhoU — protein: MIRRKLTKQLEIIKDYLWDMKECVLKMIENSLIALESRDKNLAKKIINEDEKMIDDYQYDIEDLCGRIIATEHPVATELREILAIIKIISSLERIADHSTKIVKVVLLLESNVGDFSSVDIYQKPLREMADTAKDMLANIFDAYFDGDFIKILKIVKYDNIIDKLFSKQKTLVIDAMKNNPENLDYLLNILFLNSFLERVGDHVATIGELLYFVKVGEKVNLT
- the ung gene encoding uracil-DNA glycosylase — its product is MEVKIEESWKEMLKSEFCKGYFKRLVSFIKNEYKTKKDKIFPPPRLIFNAFDTLPFKDIKVVILGQDPYHGKGQANGLAFSVNPDIKIPPSLQNIFKEIEKSLKIKTIPNGDLTRWAEQGTFLLNSILTVEEGRPSSHKDIGWEIFTNEVIKIISKNLNNVVFMLWGNFAKGKKELIDISKHLILETSHPSPYSAHNGFLGSNHFSKTLRYLQEHNKTPINFQ
- a CDS encoding TrmH family RNA methyltransferase → MVSDTLKRIEILAELITRRRRERIDEVLNNRTNYLTLVLEDIFQSQNASATMRTIEILGLSNIHIIETNNKYILNPGVVLGASKWIGINKYKCVKVAFEHLKANGYKIVATSLDNEAISLEDFPIDTKMAVFFGTELTGLSHTILQNADLHLKIPMYGFTQSYNLSVAVAIVFYSLINRLRSSSIDYLLNEDEKLNLKLEYYRKIIKRYKIIEKL
- a CDS encoding ribonuclease HII, coding for MICGIDEVGRGCIFGPVLSAAVIFKSKPSFLNELDDSKKLTKTKREYLSSLILENAHYAFADISNEIIDKINIHNASLLAMQIAYQKLNIECNLVLVDGKFIPKIQAKQIRAIIKGDSMIDEIKAASIIAKVQRDKLMDEYDKTYPLYGLKKNKGYPTKEHKDAIKKYGILSLHRKSFQLI
- the tpiA gene encoding triose-phosphate isomerase, whose product is MRKVFLAGNWKMHYTSVEAADVAKQIVDGVYNINNNVVVMITPTFTSLCKVCRVTKGTNVLLGAQNMSYESSGARTSEIAPSMLLEFGVDYVILGHSECRTYLGENDEIINKKVLTGLKHPFKYLILCVGETLEEREKGKTLDVVLNQVRNGLVSVYESDLQRIILAYEPVWAIGTGKTATKEEAQEVHKAIRLEIQSLYSKSAADNIIIQYGGSVNVDNVEGLMGESDIDGALIGGASLKADSFLKIINKISK
- the secG gene encoding preprotein translocase subunit SecG; amino-acid sequence: MELVRFLVFVFFVITSFMIILLVLFQDEQGDGIGGVFGGGSSSIFGARSSSVAIKITAFFIILFFVFVIALSFINTKRVDSDLLKNVKVDEKSSTFWDDDKNKNNEDALNKETLNKENQEDK
- a CDS encoding queuosine precursor transporter, with the protein product MIDMILWIILITFVYSQLTLLYYLFDKSGLFCFNIIMSILSNLIILKKVTIFEQQISLSGITFLSILCSLNLITEKYNEKSAIESITLNMLTHITFVIMIHFTLYFHQNEFDTSNIHLKVLFYNASYISIIFTGTYIIFLSNYVNIKVYSILQKNNINNKWIIHNVSRFCSSCIAYMLANISMYIIEQLYPGNNINMVKSSWPFTIAIMIIDTFIYCFLNKLKTRKTTISQ
- a CDS encoding phosphoglycerate kinase — translated: MSIRTIKDCDFSGKRALVRCDFNVPLREGNITDDTRIKAALPTIEYLKSQGARVVLMSHLGRPKGEKNLRYSLMPIARRLSELLGQDVKMLSDCIGDEVVAAVSCMQNGDVVLLENVRFYKEEEENSDAFAMQLSKSGDIFVNDAFGTAHRAHASTSGVASYLPAVGGFLMEREDEFLGKILKNPESPFVSIIGGSKVSSKIAVLESLLPKSNVMVIGGGMAYTFLKVEGYSIGKSLLENEYIDIAASFLKKAKELSVEVILPIDHVVASEFQEYSMPEYVDFVNIPDNKIGMDIGEKTLEKIERVLSSAKTVIWNGPLGVFEFDAFAKGTAKVAEYVANCPGITVIGGGDSVAAVNKFNLSGKITHVSTGGGASLEYLEGKVLPGIKVLEV
- a CDS encoding queuosine precursor transporter; this translates as MNNEMLWCIMLICTYSILIITYNFFGQKGLLAWLVSSVIIANIQVLKQITIFGLHATLGNILYASSYVATDILSEIYGHKNSKKAVYIGFISFIAFAFITNIQLYFSTNNSDIYLENLENVFSSIPILLIASIIAYIISQLNDIYLFRLIKEKFPRFLFIRSNGSTLVSEFIDTTIFVSIATYFNIFPKEAYFNIIISTYFIKGIAGIMGTPFIYIAKYIYQNKKIQINE
- a CDS encoding AAA family ATPase: MFLEKIGLLGFKSFVKMQELKLNSSLNFIVGPNGCGKSNLLDAIRFCIGEDNLSILRIKHITDLISVSKSKESNFAEVTLFFNNEDLSISDFRDKFYIRRRLYKDGTSEYFLNNDNLNLKNYMDLVNKLRFKNSPYMFINQGKIERISSSGNINLKSLIEEASGIDMLRVEEEQAYKSLEKSRENLTSLLILRDELNEKYEKIKNDFLIKDKYQKLKNDLEVLDKNLNLKKLFNLNFELTKLKNSLNIKDIDNILYLSSFSIESIKEKLEFYSLREKNVIKNIELIKKEIETLKSKLLTMEIKIQKLEHDKRGKLNLANIFMSNKSQIESVKVGINEELMNLNNSLQSKKKDFFILTDEINRYTRSFFELVDLVLSIVKESNIEEFEQLKKNILNLLKLFEDTLSIKYLKNIRENLLKYIAKEDKLLNLLREKIEPIFEQNVDLRKFLLTRNNSKTSLAKEITTIESLVSEKTLKLNEILGEIEYTELSRLKNEDEIKLIDSNLKFLFETRDELKERLNNLNLKLDELNLERSDINVNLDKFLSAAKGSELVGNKEINTLSVLDAFKNSSYYEYMKKQAEYDILLHSNLDIKDEIKDFNFINKDMEKFDLEDDLVQIASLRKEISMIEHDNYIFFNVEREYNEIKDKVEKINLQINDLNATKESLDKLRKRIKREINKKFNDAFDKISDHFIYFFSRIFKGSGSLFYDKDLDEIEIKINFKDKLVRGNKMLSGGEHSLISIAFLFALYYYSPASFCVLDEIDASLDFENSNKLSTLLNELGQKVQLLIITHNMYVAKGSKNLIGVTSDNGESVIFNI